The window CTTCAGTAAACGCCGGCGCATTCGCGAATGCGCCCTTATGAAATTTTATATATCTGTGACAAAATAcgaaattatatattatttaatatgcaCGTATACGCACATTTACAcgcattattattttattcaataTACAGTATACGTAAATTAACGATTTATGTACAAACTTTATCTTTACATGGTAATACGAAAGTTGCAATTTTTAGAAATCGTATGTTCTTTATTTTGATTATCTTTaataagatttctaaaatttctgccacatataattcattttttgcttaaaatattatacataagAAATGAAATACATACAAAAACTTATTAATGAAGGCAGCATATGTATAGATACATGGAATTCACATTAAAGGAACACTGTTTAAGGGAAGAAAAAATGtttctgaaataaaatttgttatattATTATAGACAAATCTATTTATTGTGTACACAAATTTgtgcattttatttatattctgtATGCGCTGTCGACGAATCTAACATTTCAACTTCAGAACTAATGTCACTGGAGTAATTCACAACTACGTCTCGTGAATTGCTTTCCACCTTGTCGGGAGTATGATCTTCGACTTTACTCGAATCTTCTCCCCATCCAGAAAATAAATTCACCCTTAATTTGTCGATGTCTTGATTGCCTGGCTCAGTTATATGATTTGTGTTCTCCAAAGATTCTGTACCCTCTGCTTCTTGAAGTCTCACTTccgggaatttgtatttcggaATATCAACGCGTGCATCTACTAAGTATTATTTATGATCAAGTGCATGAAATAATTTCaaaagatatttttaaaaaattgatttctcGTACCAGGGTATGGAGGTGATTCCTCTATAAGCTGTTCCATAACGTAAGTCAACATAGTTGTTGTAAAAGTATCGTCCCTTCTAAGACCAAGAGCTCTATGAAAAGCGTCTACAgcttcctgggtatttcccatcaATGCGTGGATAAACCCCACTTCTGAATATGTCGACGGATTCAATGGATTTAATACCAACGCCTGCAATTATtacagaataaaaattattgtatataatcttcataatttttaaaataaaatgttatataaattatattattttaaatctgAATTTATTAACCTGGTAATGATATTCCAATGCCTCTCCATATTTCTTCATTTTCCTACAAGTGTGACCTAAGTTATTTAGCAGTGCTTCCCACTTACTAGGTAGAATAACATCCTTCAGGCCACCTTGAATTCTTTTCATAGCTTCCTTAAACTGTCGTTCAGCAGTTTTATAACTGTATTTGGCGAAACAACAACTTTTGATAAATTaggtaattttcaaaaatcatgGAAACATAGAAGTATAAGTAATCAATTTACAGAACGAATTTTAAATTTCTCGgttgcgtattagagtaacctTTCATGGACaatgtgaaaaaaaaaatatgaaattactTACTCTAAATTATAAAAAGATATAACTCCCATCTCATGTATAACGAACGGATCATTTGGGGCTATTCCTTGAGCCTGTTGGAAAAACTTGTCAGCCAATTTAAGATTATTTGTTAAGCCACACTCGAGTCCAATGTATAAAAGTGGCAGATGACAACCTTTCATTAATTGAGAAGCTTTAAAATAAGCGGCCATCGCTTGATCATGTTCATTTTCTACAGCAAAAGAATGCCCATAAGCTAACCAAGCAGGACCAAACAGTCTATCCAATGCTGTAGCTTTTGCTAAATATCTTCTTGCTGGATCACTTTTACCTacgattaaatatttttgtatagcAACAATTTAAAGGGCTTAACTACTTTTCATTGGCTATTGAAACTATTTAATTAAAACGATAATTACCTATACTGTAATAATAACATCCAACAGCAAACCATGCTAAGGCCATGTCTGGATATAAGTCAACCAATTTATGCGCCAAGTAAAATAATGCTAAAAGTATTATTGCACCATATAGAAAACagcaaattataaattatttatttttcagtaaaatatatcatatttacCATTAGTCTTTTTTAATTCTACTAAACAGGCAATATGCACTGGTAAACATGAATTATGATACGGATCTTTTTTCAATATTCTAAAATACAAGTTACAAACCATAAATTTTAACAATACAATTGCATTCAATGTATTTATCACTGTCAAAAATTACCTTTCTGTAAGcgaaaaacatttgtggtagtcACAATTGTAATATAATCTCTCTGCTTCTGAAACTTCCATATCCAAGTTACCTAATAATCTGTCTGTGACTAAAACTCCCATTACACTACAGGTTGCAAGTGTCTGTTTCTTATTTGGTTCCTGATACTTTTTTAGCTTACTTTCATACAGCAATCGTAAAAGTTCTGTTTCAGCTTCTGTACATTGTTCACTAAATGGAAGGGATTCCAAAAGTTCTTTTTCTGATAAAATGATACAATGTCATAAGCTTACTTATTTTTACTTCTATGTTGTGCATATGCATGTTTGCATACCTTCGGAAGCTGAAAGCATTTGATTTTGTACTAGTGCTTCAAATGCTTGATATGAATAAACATCACAATGTAGAGCCTGTTTGTAACAATCAATAGCTACTGCTCTGTTATCCATAGCTTCATATACTCGTCCTTTTACATACAATATTGAACTTTGTACCTATCATAAGTTAAtactaattaataaaattatattaaattgatAATGATAATATTTGAAAGAGACAAATTATTTATACTTAATCACATTTTTTGGAGCATCCTCTAGCATGTCTACATGATCTGTGAAACCAATACCAGATTGTGTTATGTTAGTATATATTTCTGAATCATTAATCACTTGAAGAGCTTCATTATATTCTTTTGCTTCTAGAAGACTTCTTACTGTTAAATAATGACACATTACATCTGTCTACAAAGTAACATCAATAAAGTTTACAAAAGTACATATGATAGTTTTGCCTTCTTATCAAAAttcattaaacaaaattatacctTCTCAAGTCCACGACTTCTAATAAGATGAGCTGCTCTGTGATATTGTTTCATTAGATACATACAATGTGCTAAAGTACATACATCCGTAGGTTGTTCATTACTCAATGAAACAACCTTATCTGCCCAAAACAAAGCAGCACTATATAAATGCTGTAAACGAACGAGTAGTTAATTTACACAGGTTACTTCAAATAATTTAGAACCTTTAACGAAATTTGAGGAATGCTTGAAACTTACTAGATCAATATatgatttaattaattttctacAATTATCTAAATTAATACTTTTATTATCTAACAAATTATGCATTTTTTCATAATCTAAGTTAATACTTTGACGCGccatgtttaatttaaattttaagggTTAGATCAGTGTTGTTAGACAGATCAGATTTTGCTAGGTTTTGCGCATATACGATCTGGTACGACCATAGATCATGTACTGATAGATCAGAAGTTCACTCAACAGCATTCTTGATACTGAGGATCCCTAACGGTTAGTAATTTTGCACGCCATCTCTAGTTGGAAattcaaataatatatatttgtgTCATGTACCTACATTTCCGATTAACTATTTAGTGCTGTTTACCTTTCGAATTTTCCTCTTATTGAAACATGTTATTACATGTCCTAAAGCTACGTTCACACAATACCACACATTGCAAAACTTCTCACCACTTCGAAAATCTTCCGTTCGCGACACTATAGGTCAgagacaaaaattttaaattttcttcCTCACTTGTAAGAATAGTGAACGGGGGTAGCAGTGGTGGAAGATGGCAAGAAACGAACGAATCGCGTGCTACTGTAAACGAAGTTAATCGAGTATCATTTGCGACGACCGTGCAGTCTCGGTATAGTCGACGTCCTCGAGGTTTCGGTGACGATATACTGTTTCGCTTGATGATGATGTGAGAAGGCAAAGCAAAGTTGGAAGGGGGGTAAGAGTTCGGCGAACGGAACAGCCGAAAACTCTTGCAGGCGATGTCAAACATGCGGCGACAAATTTCACAGAAAAGTTTACCAAACCGCCGGCGTGTTTTGGCCAAGATTTGTCAGTGAAACCAGTGCCAATGAGTGTGAATATATGGCGGCGCGAGTACTTTTACTGAGCATCTTGTTTTCAGAAGTGCTAAAACCCGCTTGTGCCGCAGGTGCGTCTCCCTCCACTCCTATCTAATCTGTTTATATTCGCCAAACTGATACATGCTGGACCACGCGCTAacgttcttttcttttctctatTCTTATTGGTGGTTATGACTTCAATTCTCCTCCCCTCCTTTTTTTTTATGACTCACATTACCAAGTGAACATAAAGATTTAGTATCAACTGTTTGCCTTGGGTTGATGCacacaaaatttttttcaacCACAATTCAACATGTTACTACTTTAAAACTTAATGCATTTAATTAATGTATTAAGTCGATGAACGTGAAATGACAGTTTTTTCTTCAATTAAACTTAAAAaacgtataatttattttaaaaattcatatatttattgaaaattaattcccaTTTTTAACACCTTTTTAAATGATCCAATAGTTCCATCATTCTAGTTTAATGAAAAACAAAACTTATAAAGCTTGAATCATGTTTGGCTAATTTTTGATCATTTAGATGAATGCTTCTGCATCTTTGTGCTTTATTGGAACTCATGTATTTCAGGTGTCAAAGAAATTGGAGCTGGTTTACATAATAAAAAcgtatcaaaaccagaaaatttcAACACTAGTCCAACCAAAAGTTCTGGTGTAACATTAGAAATTCAACCTAGTGATCATGTGATATTAGGAAAAAAAGGAATTACACTTAGTTGTATAACTGGATCAAATCAAAATATCTCTTGGTTACACAATGGGGTACCAGCACCGCCGTGTGGAATCACACGTTGTACACTTTTACGAAATGGCTCTCTTAACTTACATAAGGTATATTTTTGAaagtattaattaattaaaagagTAATTTAGCCTAGGTGTCAATTTTGTATGTGTTCtttaaaatgaaaaggaaagaaaCTATTACACTTTTGTATCAAATTTTGTCACATGGTTTTGGCTTATCTAAAATGAACATACCAAAGTATGTAGGAATATAGGTTTACATTAATATCATCTAATTTGTTCCTGATTACTTCAGATGTTTAAGGTGCAGAAGTCTAAGGAAAAGAACAATATTACAGTTAATTTTAGGGATTACAATAAAGATGAATATCGTTGTGTAACACATACTAATTTAGGACTTATACGATCATCTCCTACCTTTATACAAATAGCAGGTAAGTTTCCTGTTAAACATCTTATTTTCAAGCCAGTTGGCTTTATaatcaatattaaaatttaaaattatatttgcatGTTGCAGAACTTGCCCATATATTTAAAGAATCACTTGAAAATATAACTATACAAGAGGGTGAAGTAGCAAGATTATCTTGTTTAATAGACAGTGTTCCTTTTCCTCCTAATATCACATGGCAGCACAATGGAAAAACATTGTTACCCAACCAGAATAACTCAAAgtaagaaaatttaaaaaaatgataattgcaatcgataatatttattatatattgtaaCTAACATTTGCTTTGTAATAGTAGGTATTTTATGGTACCACCAGGTGTTCTGTATATAAAAGCAACAAAGTTATCAGATGCTGGTTCATATAGGTACGTATATACAtatgaaaataatttacaaaaaaacGTATTGGGTGCATTGGAGAATAGCTCTCAGATTTAAATGGTCGATGTAAAGTGTATTTCTGTTTTTATAGATGCATAGTAAATAATGAATTCCTAAAGAAAACCAAAAAAAGTAAAGAggcaaaattaattattatctcTCAACCAGAGCGTAATGAATCACATACTTCGCCAGGGTTATATCCGCAGGTTTCGTACAATCATTGGTTGTTAAATGGAACAAATCTTAGTTTAGCGTGTGCTGCATCCGGATATCCATCTCCGCTTATGACATGGACATTTATTCCTCGCTACACTGGTAACATATTCATATTAATATATGTTATTTGGATACTCGTGGATAGAAGAGAGATTTAATATTTGACGGTTTGTTAATCTACAGATAATCATAATGTTGCACAACCTCGCATTTTGCTTAATTCTAGTATTGGCATTAGCATATTGTCATTAATAAATGTGAGTGTGTCTGATGCGGGAGTTTATCTATGTTCTACAAAAaactttgttacaaatagtttgGAGATTCAGGTTTGTTATTGAAGTGTATCTTACGAGTGCGATCAACTATTAAGAATTTGAATAAGATtctataaaaattgtttcagaATATAACGGTGGATGTTTTAGTGCCACCTTCGTTTTTGAAGACACCTATAAATCAAGTATGTCCAAATGGAAGAACTGCAAGATTTGAGTGTCAAGCACAGGGATTACCTATGCCTAAAATATATTGGTTAAAAGACTCattaaatattacaattaaCGGTAATGTTATTTACCGTAGTGGCTATTTGTATTTACTTTATATTCTAAACTTGTTTATTCTAtgatgaaattttgtaattttcgataTAATATATCAATTTTGTGCATAAATTATTTGTAGGACGTAGGACTACGTATGTAAAGGAATACAATAAAATGGAGCTGGCAATATCAGCGACGGTTCCTTCAGATTCTGGTATTTATCAATGTGTTGCTGTAAATTCAGCTGGAGAAATTTGGGCCGCAGGTCGGCTTCAAGTAAACACATCTCGTAATAGTCCTGCTACACCTACCTCTCTAAACTGTCATGCTTTATCACcagttaaaatttttatttcttgggAGCCACCAAAGTCTCTACCAGTTACCAGTATTACAGCTTATACCGTCCATTATAGTCCTGTAGGTAAGGAAATGGATAGAGAATATAAAGTCGATAAAAGCATTCGTAGCAATTAGTAAATTAATGTCTTTGTAATGTATTTTTCGTATATTCTTTCCGCGTAGAAGGAGGTAAAGAAGAAGTTTCTCCACCTGAACCAGGTAATTCTACATCGGTAGAAGTAACAAAGCTTCTGGAGCCATTTACAAATTATTCCTTCTACGTTCGAGTGTGGAACAATCATGGTGCTAGTGACCAATCTGCCACCATTTTGTGTTCTACAGCTCCAAGTGGTATGTTATTCTTTATATTTCCTATTATAAACACAACAAacgtatttaataaaaaaaaatcaactTTTTTATTTAGTTCCTAAAGGTGTACCAAAAGTAAACGTGAATATAATTAGTAGTACAAAATTAAATGTATCGTGGGAACCGCTGACTAAATCGGAGTCCCGTGGTATCGTGGTACAATACAAATTACAGTGCAGACCGCATGAATATCCATTTTCTCGTGTTCTTCATTTGCCTGCTAGCGTAGAATCTCATGTACTTTCTGGTAAGTATATAATTCTTTTATTGCAATCAAATTTATTGTCGATAATATCAAGAAACgtgattttatattatttttacttaTATTCTGATCGTATTCCTCTAGATCTAATACCTGGAGCACAATATGATTTACGAGTACTAGCTAGGACAAATCAAGGTTGGCCTAATATGAGTGAATCACAATTAGAATGGACCACCGTAACTATGCCATCTGCAGAATCAattgttataaaaaatattgtggatatacaaatattaatcgtaaattCTTCTGTTGTGAAGGTTagtagaaatattttaaaaaccgTACATTGCTTATAATTAGCATTGCATGATCGAATCGTTAACATAAagttacatcaatattttattaaattaggcGAAATGGAATATAAATCTTAAAGAAAATGACAAAATTGAATCGGAATTTGACTTTTGGCAAATCTATTGTGAAAATCAAAATGGACATAAATTAGTAAATATTTCGTTACCGCTGAATGTTACTGAATATGTATTTACTGATCTTGGTAAGTATTTCAtgacaaatttaatatttttctgtcTTTAATAGGTCCTATATATTGTTATAATTCGGTactgtaaatttaaaaaataattgatattttttttatttagatatAAACGTTTCTTATACAGTAGGCTTATGCATGATAAGCTCTGGTGAGGCGACAGGTTGCCTAACAAAACAAATAGAAACAATTCAACCTGATGCAAGTAAGTTTGTTACGAACGTAAGCGTTAGACGACAGATGTATACTAATTTTGTATGTGACTATCATTCTTACTTATTAATTAGATAACGTACCAATGGCTCTAGAAGCTGTTCCTATTTCGCCAACTTCTATAAACGTGACATGGTCGTTGAGTGACGTCCACGAAGTGGACGGTTTCGAATTATGTTATCATGCTATTCATACAACAAATTTAGATGGCCCTAAGTGTTTTATACTGTATGTATAAaaagataattttatttttattgtaattgtaATCATATTTTGTTGTAACAGCGACCAACATTAATACATATATTTTACAGAAACGATACCAAGACAAGCGTCGATAAACTTAGACCATTTACGTTATATCAATTTAAAGTAAGAGCTATTCGAAATAATACAAGCCAAAGCAGTTTTTACAGCGAATCTATAGAATGTTATACGAACGAAGACAGTAAGTGCATTAATATATTAGTTCTTGTATGTGTATAGGAAGGATAGACTAATAATTAAATGAATTCAGTTCCTGGAAAGGTGGAAGAAGTACAGTGGTTTTTGGTAAATAACACAAAAGTACGGATTGCATGGAAGGAACCGAGTAATATAAACGGCATAATACAAAATTACTTTGTCATATACACCACGAATTTAATGGATTCAGCTACAATGTGGAGGAATGTGACAGTACCTGGCAATAAAACTTCgacaattttacctggtttaaCTTCCGGGAAACGGTATTTTGTTAAGGTCCAAGCTATGACAAAGGCTGGTTATGGTAAACCATCGGATCCCATAATTATTACTGGTGGTAGACCAGTAAAAATACCTAATTCTCCGGATGAGCAAAAACCACCACAAAATACAAAACCTGATCAAAGTCTTGGTGAGTAATTGATTGTGTAAGTTATACAGAATGTTCATTTGAAAATGTTAATCCTCTTTGTTTACAAATGTATTTGATTGTATTAGTTTATTACAACACGTTTAAAACTTTAATAAAATGTTATATGTGTGTTTAGGTGTAATTCTCGGTGTAAGCATAAGTATTGGATTTATTACAATTTGTCTATGTAGTATGTATTGTCGAAAGAAATGTGAAAATGCTCGTATCTTGAGAGAAAATGCGCAATCTACAAAAGGTCGGGTGTTGATACGAAATGGAAACAGGTGCTGCGTAGATCAGTCTTCTACATCAGTCAATCAGCAAACTAATATTAGAGTAGCTCCTAATGAAATTGAACTTGCTGTTCTTTGCCCGTCATCTCCGGTTGCAACTAATCCACATTTGGATACGAAGGTGTGTaaatgttaatatttatttgtatgTGAATTCGAAATTGTACGTAAAAATTCATTATTATAGGGTGGAAAGTCTAATGGAATTCTTGAATCTTGTGCAAAGGAACCATTACTACCGTCGTGGGAAGTAAATGGTGAAACTAAAGATATtcaaataacaaaaaattcacaGGTACGAATAGCATATCTAACACAAACATCATAAAGACTTATAAAAACATATTATAATAAAGTGTACGTTTTACGTTTCAGTACAAATCCAAAGACAGCGTTGTCTTAAACAAAGAAAAACAAGAGCAAGAATTAGACCTAGATTTGGAAGGCACACAGCTCACGATGGTCAATTGTACTTTAGGCAGTAGCAGTAGCAGTTTAAATAATAACTCAGGATATCCAGACGGTGACACATCCCTATCAAAATCGATGTGTATATCTGTTCCAGCACTTGGGCCAAATGGATGAAAGCGTCAGGCAATATAAATTGAGTGTTCACATTTTTCTCCTATGCTAATGTGCAACAGGTAGGATGCAAAAGTTTTCCTTCGACTTGAATCAGTTGACTGCAACATGTACATATATGTGTATACACATACGCGTACGTATAAATTAAAAGTAACAAAGAATGGAATTCTCAATGAAGTAAAAGCAATGCAAGTTACTATACTTACAAGTTTCACGCAGTATAGCTTGTAAATGAAATACTAATGCATATATAAGTAATGTAAATAATGGTGTCGTGGAAGTGTGTTAAATCTGAACATTTCAGCTATTAtcttgtaaataatttttccgaagcAAGTTATTTCTATCAACAAACACGGTATCTCTGTATTAACAATTCAGCAAGGAATTATGGAAATTTCCAGATTTCGTTTTATGTAAAATGGTACTGTGGTACAAACGATACTTAATATTCATTATATAACTTGCTCATATATGTATTGAGTTAATACCTGTGAAAaggtaaaaaaacaaaaaaaaaacttaaaaaaaaaacaaaaaaaaacaatgaAACTGAGAATGAATCAATCAATAGGATAGCAAGAGGATATTTGATGCTTCTGTACATAGGATAACTATTAACTGTGAATATGTTTTTATAAAGTATCATGTTTCGGATAATAGCAAAAGATAAGTAAATATGCATTCCTTTACACTAGGGAGGGCAAAGATATTAAGTATCCGGGTACAGGTATGGCCTAATGATATGTATTGCTTTTAAAGAGAGCAATAGTATTGATCATTCCACACTCGTTAAGTTTTCCATTAGCTAAATCTAAATTAAGAACGAAAGATTTTAAGTTTTAAAAAAAGACGTACTAATCAGATCGCTTTATACATCCAAAATACAACTTAGGTTtgtttttttattacaaatattataACGAAGTACATACATGCATAACATTTAAAACTTTGATAAAGATTTATTCTATTAAAGAATTGAACTTTATAAcacatttttgaaaaaaaaaaaaaaactgattgAAATGATCATATTAATTTAACACAGTCTTGTTTAAACTAGATGTCTGATCATTGTATTATACACTATTGAAGAATATACAGCGAACAGGAAAAAATAAAGAGTACAATTTGAAAGGCCTGCTAAATTTGTTTATCGCATGTACAAAATAAGTTAAATAGTTTGGCGTcctatataatttaaatattaatgtaACGATTGGAAACCgtatttattgtattttatatattttttcctgTTCACGGTGTCAGTTTACACGATAGAGATAAATTTTATGTTGTACAAGACATTTAAAATTAACTACATCATACGAAAAGGAAAACGAAACAAAACTACAAACATATTCCAGACTGGTGCATGTTACCATGACAGAAAAACCCAATACAGTACCTGATAGAATAAGCTATATCTTTTAGAGTGAGACGTAGATATGTCATGTTATTATTGTACCTCCATTAATTgttatttattacattttacATTCAGTACTACTTCAAACGATCACATAACACTGAATTCCGCAATAACGTAGTCACTACAAGCACAGTATGAAACCATGTAAAGATAGAATTAATTCAATCTGCACATGCTAGAGATTTTACCATATATTTATTGCATAGATTTCTACATCTTTATACGAAATAATTTGTTAACCGTATAATTTGAAATCATTTCTATCAAAATGATTCCGCCTTATGTTAAAGCAATGTTGCTATTAATACAGATCTTTTATATAGTACATATTTCACACCATACTTCTCTAAGTATAAATTATGatttactcttttttttttttttctttattattaaAACTCGGTACTAATAGGTTATTACGGGACTTTCCTATTTAAATAGTCACAagatctgatgcagttttatgaaataaaacaaaaagaaacttttatttCCATATTACGCATGAAATTCGCTACATATTCTACGATCACATTTATTAGAATCTCAATTTACGCATACACGATTGTAGCTATTTCTTCTTGATATCTCTACGACAAATTTCATTTGTTGCAAACACAATTCACAGATAGAATGcttattttgtgatttttttttttttatttaaatgattTGTTTTCCATTTGTTATCATATTTAACACAACCTGTTACATTTTACGTTACTGACATATAGTAGGATACTTTTA of the Colletes latitarsis isolate SP2378_abdomen chromosome 9, iyColLati1, whole genome shotgun sequence genome contains:
- the LOC143345805 gene encoding protogenin B isoform X2, giving the protein MAARVLLLSILFSEVLKPACAAGVKEIGAGLHNKNVSKPENFNTSPTKSSGVTLEIQPSDHVILGKKGITLSCITGSNQNISWLHNGVPAPPCGITRCTLLRNGSLNLHKMFKVQKSKEKNNITVNFRDYNKDEYRCVTHTNLGLIRSSPTFIQIAELAHIFKESLENITIQEGEVARLSCLIDSVPFPPNITWQHNGKTLLPNQNNSKYFMVPPGVLYIKATKLSDAGSYRCIVNNEFLKKTKKSKEAKLIIISQPERNESHTSPGLYPQVSYNHWLLNGTNLSLACAASGYPSPLMTWTFIPRYTDNHNVAQPRILLNSSIGISILSLINVSVSDAGVYLCSTKNFVTNSLEIQNITVDVLVPPSFLKTPINQVCPNGRTARFECQAQGLPMPKIYWLKDSLNITINGRRTTYVKEYNKMELAISATVPSDSGIYQCVAVNSAGEIWAAGRLQVNTSRNSPATPTSLNCHALSPVKIFISWEPPKSLPVTSITAYTVHYSPVEGGKEEVSPPEPGNSTSVEVTKLLEPFTNYSFYVRVWNNHGASDQSATILCSTAPSVPKGVPKVNVNIISSTKLNVSWEPLTKSESRGIVVQYKLQCRPHEYPFSRVLHLPASVESHVLSDLIPGAQYDLRVLARTNQGWPNMSESQLEWTTVTMPSAESIVIKNIVDIQILIVNSSVVKAKWNINLKENDKIESEFDFWQIYCENQNGHKLVNISLPLNVTEYVFTDLDINVSYTVGLCMISSGEATGCLTKQIETIQPDANNVPMALEAVPISPTSINVTWSLSDVHEVDGFELCYHAIHTTNLDGPKCFILNDTKTSVDKLRPFTLYQFKVRAIRNNTSQSSFYSESIECYTNEDIPGKVEEVQWFLVNNTKVRIAWKEPSNINGIIQNYFVIYTTNLMDSATMWRNVTVPGNKTSTILPGLTSGKRYFVKVQAMTKAGYGKPSDPIIITGGRPVKIPNSPDEQKPPQNTKPDQSLGVILGVSISIGFITICLCSMYCRKKCENARILRENAQSTKGRVLIRNGNRCCVDQSSTSVNQQTNIRVAPNEIELAVLCPSSPVATNPHLDTKGGKSNGILESCAKEPLLPSWEVNGETKDIQITKNSQYKSKDSVVLNKEKQEQELDLDLEGTQLTMVNCTLGSSSSSLNNNSGYPDGDTSLSKSMCISVPALGPNG
- the LOC143345805 gene encoding protogenin B isoform X1; the encoded protein is MAARVLLLSILFSEVLKPACAAGVKEIGAGLHNKNVSKPENFNTSPTKSSGVTLEIQPSDHVILGKKGITLSCITGSNQNISWLHNGVPAPPCGITRCTLLRNGSLNLHKMFKVQKSKEKNNITVNFRDYNKDEYRCVTHTNLGLIRSSPTFIQIAELAHIFKESLENITIQEGEVARLSCLIDSVPFPPNITWQHNGKTLLPNQNNSNRYFMVPPGVLYIKATKLSDAGSYRCIVNNEFLKKTKKSKEAKLIIISQPERNESHTSPGLYPQVSYNHWLLNGTNLSLACAASGYPSPLMTWTFIPRYTDNHNVAQPRILLNSSIGISILSLINVSVSDAGVYLCSTKNFVTNSLEIQNITVDVLVPPSFLKTPINQVCPNGRTARFECQAQGLPMPKIYWLKDSLNITINGRRTTYVKEYNKMELAISATVPSDSGIYQCVAVNSAGEIWAAGRLQVNTSRNSPATPTSLNCHALSPVKIFISWEPPKSLPVTSITAYTVHYSPVEGGKEEVSPPEPGNSTSVEVTKLLEPFTNYSFYVRVWNNHGASDQSATILCSTAPSVPKGVPKVNVNIISSTKLNVSWEPLTKSESRGIVVQYKLQCRPHEYPFSRVLHLPASVESHVLSDLIPGAQYDLRVLARTNQGWPNMSESQLEWTTVTMPSAESIVIKNIVDIQILIVNSSVVKAKWNINLKENDKIESEFDFWQIYCENQNGHKLVNISLPLNVTEYVFTDLDINVSYTVGLCMISSGEATGCLTKQIETIQPDANNVPMALEAVPISPTSINVTWSLSDVHEVDGFELCYHAIHTTNLDGPKCFILNDTKTSVDKLRPFTLYQFKVRAIRNNTSQSSFYSESIECYTNEDIPGKVEEVQWFLVNNTKVRIAWKEPSNINGIIQNYFVIYTTNLMDSATMWRNVTVPGNKTSTILPGLTSGKRYFVKVQAMTKAGYGKPSDPIIITGGRPVKIPNSPDEQKPPQNTKPDQSLGVILGVSISIGFITICLCSMYCRKKCENARILRENAQSTKGRVLIRNGNRCCVDQSSTSVNQQTNIRVAPNEIELAVLCPSSPVATNPHLDTKGGKSNGILESCAKEPLLPSWEVNGETKDIQITKNSQYKSKDSVVLNKEKQEQELDLDLEGTQLTMVNCTLGSSSSSLNNNSGYPDGDTSLSKSMCISVPALGPNG